The Aedes albopictus strain Foshan chromosome 2, AalbF5, whole genome shotgun sequence region gccgcaggatgagcaccactatgctaggtcatccaaactgttcttgatttACAACATAAAGTTACCATTACACTTTTTACATCATACAAAACTTCGATATGTAATCCAGGTTGTCCAATGAATCTTCTGATAGCTTATTCAAACAACTTAATATTAGTtgtgatgttctaggtcatccaaactattaagtTTAGAATATAGGATCTGCAGCTGCAAGAGTTTATTGTTTGGTTGTATAGAGTTATGTTACATGTTATGCTAGACAAATGGGAGCTCATAGAATAACAAAGATTATGCGATATTTTCAAGATTTAAGAATTATCCAAAGTGTTCTGCAATTCAGAACATCAAATCTACAGCCGTAACAACAACTGTTTTGCTAGTTTGAGTTACGCAACATTAACAACCGTAAGGACTGTACTGCCGTTTTACGCCCAATTATTGTCCCATGTTTATAGGGGTTCCCATACAACATGGGACAATGACGCGTAGAACGTCAGAGTACCTCCGGGAAGCTCAGAAACATTATGAAATACTTACAGGACTTCCTGCAGGTGTAGGAACTTCATGAAGCTATTCTTGAGTTCAGAACTGGAAGGTTATGCTATTATTTTCCTATCATATAATCCTGCTAGATGTACTACATTCACTCATGTTTACTGAGTTTATTGGGATGTTGACACTCATGTTAATAATGTTTGATATGTTGTAGATCTTCAGAGAAATCAGGACAATCACTATGCTTAGCTTAGACTAGAATATCAAATATACCAGGACGTAAGATCCAAGGGTGCAACTTCCGCTTCCGTTTCATAATCTTTATTATCAATTCTATACTTTAAAGCCCATGTAGGACCATaactttattttttaaattataagAAAACTTTACAAATATAATTGGGAAGTCATGCCATCCCAAAAGGACTTTGGAATGGTTCGTACAGTTCCAAGGGGGTTTTATATTATAGTTCGATATGTGACGTTGTTCATAGTTCAAATAACTACTGTAGCGGCTGTAGAATCAAGGACAGAATAGTTTGAACGACTCTGCAGGTCCCAAAAGAATACAGTAATATCTAATAGACTTCATATAGGTTCAGTGAGCATAAACAACGTTACACTGTATAACGTATTCGACTACTGTTACCAGTGTTGATCTGAGGTTCTGCTCTTCTGAGTAGTTGGGTGGATCTGGAATATCCCGTAAGAATTTTGGAATGGTACGTACAATTCCAACGCAGCCATAGATTATAGTAAGATAACAGATCATTGCGAAAATAACCACTATAAAGCTGTAGATGTCAAGGACTACATTCCAGGACAGTCTAAACGACCCTGTATATCTCAAGtgtttaatattaaaaaaaatagttcttCAGTAAGTCCGGTAACCATATTTCATTAGGCACAGAGTAAACACAGAGTGACTACTGCTACAAGTTACAAGACCTCCTCTTTTAAGTAGTTTGTGATGGAATATGCCGAATGATTCATAATGCTAATCATTAATATAACCGCTGCCAATGTCCAAaaattcaggacagtttggatgatacTAAATATCCCAAAAGTATATAAAACCATGTGTACCAGTCTTCAAGAAAGTTGTTGCAAAATCAGTAGAGTGGCTATAATAACTGCTTAGAGTATTATTACGAAGTTCTGTTACTCGGTGCTATTTgggttgatctggaatatatttccaagaatttccatagATTGTAGTTGGACAACACTTTATGACGAACATAAACTCTGTACAACTGTAGATGTCAACGACTagactccaagatagtttgaacGACCCTGAATATTCAAAATAGTATAAAATAATATCTATTAGTCTTCAAGCAGGACCTGTAGCAcggttgattatgaaacgtttctCTGTTAGCTGATATGGCTACTGCTGAGGTTCTGAACCTCAAGCTTGTTTGGATGAACTGCATTATCCTATATAATGTTAATCAGTGGCTGCCGAGTCTCCAAGGAATTCACGAATTAGAGCAAATTATGCAATACAACTATTTGTTGCTAAAATGAACAAAATTATTCCTGTAAATTTGAAGGATTGAATTACAGAACGGTTTGGAACACGTAGAACATCCAAAAATGTGATGATTTGTTCCGTATTCATTCAATGGGTTATTCAAATACGTATGAATTTAAATCATATCCCAAATCAGCATTTAGTGATACTGGagaattatatttttttaatacttTGTGTTTGGGATGTTCTAGGGTGTCAGTAATGATGTCCCAAACCCAATTACTCTGTTTTCCCTAATTGAGGAATGGGTTTACAATTAATTCTAAAGTCAAAGCTTTATCTAAAAAGCCCTAAAAATGCGACCCCTTCGGCCCCAAAGGGACATGCAACACTGTATTAGTCAATTATCTGTCTAGGATAAAGGATATCCCCAATACTTCAATATCTTAAAGAACTTCGatgaaaatcttgaaaggaataTACCTTGTATGTATCTATCTAGAATCTGCTACATATCGGTACTCACTTCAGATAGTAGATCCTGCCGTCCTGTGTCTTGGCTTGCTCCCAGCCGGGTGGCAGGTCGCCGTAGACGGCGTGCTGGTTGGACACGTCGTACGAGCGTCCCCGGCTGTGCAGAATGGCTTGTCTGGTGAGGCTTTGCTGCTGCGCCGCCTGTTGCTGtgcttgctgttgctgctggacGGCTGCGGCAGCCGAAGACCCATCGCCTCCACTACTGGCACCACCCCCGTTCACGCTGCCCGGCTGCTGTGTCTTATTGCTATTTACATTGCTACTGTTGTTGGCCGCTTGTTGCGCCGCATTGGCAGCGTTTATACTAGCGACCAAACCGGCGGGGATTTTGCCCAGGGACGCAGGACTGCTGTGCGCCCGGCTGTGATGGATGGGGAGGCCATTCGGGCCGGTGGTGACCCCACCCAGTATGGTCGTTCCGGAACCGAACGCCGAGTCGGCGGAATTTTCCCGCGAGTGTGAGACTGAGGGGGATTTGGACCCAGAGGACGGGGGTTTGAAGAACGAGTCGGGCAATTTTCGCATACGGAGCGGGATCTGTAGTGGGAGTCTGTTGCTAAGCGTTTTGTCGAACAGCTCGTTCAGCTTATCGTTGGAGTCTTTGGCCACCAGAAGGATGAGGTTTTCCTTTTTCCGGGCGCCATCGTTATCCTCCGAGGTGTTGCTGGTGGCGCTGCTGTTGTTGCCGGGGCTACCGTTGAACGCCATCTTGTGCCGTGGAGTGTTGTAGTGTAGGCCCGCCGTCGTGTGCAGTTATTTTGCTCTTGCCTGTGGGGACACAGTGTATATGGTGAGACACCAGCGAGAGAACGCTTAGCGCAGCAGCACACGCGAGAGAATGTGTGTTTGCGGCGATCGGTGCGCGCACGTCTCCTCCGTTTCTTGCTGTACTTGTTGCTCCACcgatggttgttgttgttgttgctgttgcttttGCTCCACACGCTGCTACGTCTCTTGATATTCTCGCGCTGCTGCGCGTATGTCTGCTCCGTCTTTTCAACTTTACTTAAGCGATAAAATTAGCTTTTCTTAATATTGCTTCCTTTATTTCTCGTTCTCTCGACTTTCGTCAACCGTGGCGCTGGCGAATAACCCGTGTGTCTCGTCGTCTGCGTTTGTGTGTATAAACCAGTCTTCTTGTTGTTCTTTATTGTCGTCGTGGTAATGGGGTCTCTCCTTCGCGTTACACACCAACCAGCTTAGCTTGCAGtatttaatttttaaatttatacccCGCTCCTATAGCAGGCGTAGCCAACGTCGACGTCGTAAATGTGTATCAAAAACTTCTGGGATTTATATCCAAGCTGTAGAAAAGCACTTGATTTTCCCTAGACCGTGCTTCACTGCCGCGGCACCACTCGCAATCGATTATttatattttccaaatttggcTTAGGTCGCTTTCAAAATACGCAATTTCTTCTTCGACTCTTCCTGGTTCACTACTCAATCACTGCGATCACTACGGAGAAACAAGAGCTGCATCCACTGTACCATACCATTGCATTATGTTACGcagcactgaaaaaaatcattaattgagcaAAAATTCCTTCTTCTCTTCTTCGCCCTTCCACTTGATTCGACTTAACTCTCAATTATGGCGAATTTCCTGCTATTTCTCCACACACTTCTTTTTGCGCAGACTGCACAATACAACAACTCTTTTCCTCTTTGTTGATTCGCCTGTTGCATACACTTATCCTCTATTCCTCCACTTCCTTCTTCGCTCTAATGTTTTCTCTGTTTTCAATCACTGCCGCCCCGCTCGTCTTCTCTCCTTTTCTCCACGTTCGCGTGAATGCCCTTCTCTCGCTAGGTGCGCGCAACGCGATCTACACTTCAACATCCACTGACCTCCGTCGAAAAGTGATCGCACAGAAATTCTATCGGCACGGTTCTACACTCCGCTCTTGAGCTTCAGGGTTCTTGCGCGCGTGACGatcacgacgacaacgacgatgatCACACCACAACCCGAACCACACGATTCACGAACGCGCGCCGCGATCACGAAGAAAGTTTCACACACTCTCCTGTCCGAATAATTGTGGAGCACTGCGCCTTCCCGGATGACGACGACCTACGCCGTTCAGAACCGACGAAAGCCAAATAAAAAGGAAACAGTCGAACAACCCTGCGTTCCCTGCGTTCGCTTTCCCTCGCCTTCCCTCAAGGTCCATAGGTCTGTCTGACCGAACCGACGACCGTCTGTGTATATCAGCACTTGCTCTTCCTCGATCCCTGGTGCTCCCCGTGACCGTACGGGATAGAGATGCACAccagaaaataataataaaaaaaaacaccgaaCGGAATACGCAGCGACTGTGATTCTCCTCTCTAGCTCACTCTCTCTCCTCCTCGCCTCTTTTTCTATGCGCCGCCGTGAGACTCCACTTTACACCGGGAAGAGCAGGTTCGACGTCCGACCATACTCAGCGACAGATTCTACTTGACTAATTACCGACTGCATTGGATTGTGTGCTGATGGTGCCCCGTCCCGTTTGCGTGAAGTCACTTCGCCTGGTGGATACCTCTCTCATTGATCTCTCCGGAACCAATTCATTGAGAATTTCGCTCGCTCTCTCGCGGGCACCTCGCTCGACCCGTTGAGTCGATATATCTAGCTATCCGTTAAGTAGAGTGAATCCGATGGTACGTGGAGCTTATTTCCATTCCGTTGCTACGGCGATACGCCTGTGATGGGCCTTTCTGTATTGGTTCGGAGTAGACTGACTTCATATGGCGAAACGCGAGAGAACGGTTGTTGGGGTTTTGTTTGGATCGATGTGTTGCAATATCAATGACGAGGGGTGCATCAATGGTTTGAATGCGATCAAAACAAACGATTGATATTAATTAAATGTATGACTTTGCTTTTTTAGGGTGAGGATTTGACACAGAATATTTTTATGGTTGATTAAACGATGATACTTACTTTCGAAGTCTCGAACTTGTCTTAAAGCAACATGTCGCAGTCCTTGAAGTTCAGCGCATTTGCCTTCACAATCCTAGGAACTTGCTCAGAACGTCTAGTAACCTTCCTCTCAAAGCCCGAAgacttcttcttgaaattccgaaGACTTTCCCTCGAAGTCTCAAGGACTTCCCCTCCAAGTCCCGAGGATTTCCCCTCCAAGTCCCGAGGACTTCCCCTCGAAGTCTCGAGAACTTCCCCTCGAAGTCTCGAGAACTTCCCCTCGAAGTCTCGAGAACTTTCCCTCGAAGTCCCGATGACTTTCCCTCGAAGTCCCGAGGACTTCCCCTCGATGTCCCGAGGACTTCCCGTCGAAGTCCCGAGGACTTCCCGTCGAAGTCCCGAGGACTTTCCCTCGAAGTCCCGAGGACTTCCCCTCGAAGTCCCGATGACTTTCCCTCGAAGTCCCGAGGACTTCCCCTCGATGTCCCGAGGACTTCCCCTCGAAGTCCCGAGGACTTCCCGTCGAAGTCCCGAGGACTTTCCCTCGATGTCCCGAGGACTTTCCCTCGAAGTCCCGAGGACTTTCCCTCGAAGTCCCGAGGACTTTCCCTCGAAGTCCCGAGGACTTTCCCGCGATGTCCCGAGGACTTCCCCTCGATGTCCCGAGGACTTTCCCTCGAAGTCCCGAGGACTTTCCCTCGAAGTCCCGAGGACTTTCCCTCGAAGTCCCGAGGACTTCCCCTCGATGTCCCgaggacttccctttcgaagtcccgaggacttccctttcgaagtcccgaggacttccctttcgaagtcccgaggacttccctttcgaagtcccgaggacttccctttcgaagtcccgaggacttccctttcgaagtcccgaggacttccctttcgaagtcccgaggacttccctttcgaagtcccgaggacttcccttcgaagtcccgaggacttccctttcgaagtcccgaggacttccctttcgaagtcccgaggacttccctttcgaagtcccgaggacttccctttctaagtcccgaggacttccctttcgaaatcccgaggacttccctttcgaagtcccgaggacttccctttcgaagtcccggaggacttccctttcgaagtcccgaggacttccctttcgaagtcccgaggacttccctttcgaagtcccgaggacttccctttcgaagtcccgaggacttccctttcgaagtcccgaggacttccctttcgaagtcccgaggacttccctttcgaagtcccgaggacttccctttcgaagtcccgaggacttccctttcgaagtcccgaggacttccctttcgaagtcccgaggacttccctttcgaagtcccgaggacttccctttcgaagtcccgaggacttccctttcgaagtcccgaggacttccctttcgaagtcccgaggacttccctttcgaagtcccgaggacttccctttcgaagtcccgaggacttccctttcgaagtcccgaggacttccctttcgaagtcccgaggacttccctttcgaagtcccgaggacttccctttcgaagtcccgaggacttccctttcgaagtcccgaggacttccctttcgaagtcccgaggacttccctttcgaagtcccgaggacttccctttcgaagtcccgaggacttccctttcgaagtcccgaggacttccctttcgaagtcccgaggacttccctttcgaagtcccgaggacttccctttcgaagtctcgaggacttccctttcgaagtcccgaggacttccctttcgaagtcccgaggacttccctttcgaagtctcgaggacttccctttcgaagtcccgaggacttccctttcgaagtcctgaggacttccctttcgaagtcctgaggacttccctttcgaagtcctgaggacttccctttcgaagtcctgaggacttccctttcgaagtcctgaggacttccctttcgaagtACCGAGGACTTTCCTTTCGAAGTCCCgaggacttccctttcgaagtcccgagaacttccctttcgaagtcccgaggacttccctttcgaagtcccgaggacttccctttcgaagtctcgaggacttccctttcgaagtcccgaggacttccctttcgaagtcccgaggacttccctttctaagtcccgaggacttccctttcgaaatcccgaggacttccctttcgaagtcccgagtacttccctttcgaaatcccgaggacttccctttcgaagtcccgaggacttccctttcgaagtcccgaggacttccctttcgaagtcccgaggacttccctttcgaagtcccgaggacttccctttcgaagtcccGAGGACTTTCCTTTCGAATTCCCgaggacttccctttcgaagtcccgaggacttccctttcgaagtcccGAGGACTTCCTTTTTGAAGTCCCgaggacttccctttcgaagtcccgaggacttccctttcgaagtcccGAGGACTTCCCATTCGCAGTCCCGAGGACTTCCCTTTCGAAATCCTgaggacttccctttcgaagtcccgaggacttccctttcgaagtcccgaggacttccctttcgaagtcccgaggacttcccctggaattcccgaaGTCTCATGGACAAGCCCTCGAAGTCCCGAGGAGATCCTCTTGAACTCCTTGGGACTTGTCCTTGAAGACCCGGGAGCTTTCCTCCGAAGTCCTAGGGACTGCTCATCAAAATTCTGGGGACTTTCCCGCGAAGTCCTGGGGACTTTCCCGCGAAGTCCTGGGGACTTTCCCGCGAAGTTCTGGGGACTTTCCTGCGAAGTCCTGGGGACTTTCCCGCGAAGTCCTGGGGACTTTCCCACGAAGTCCTGGGGACTTTCCCGCGAAGTCCTGGGGACTTTCCCGCGAAGTCCTGGGGACTTTCCCTCCAAGTCCTGGGGACTNNNNNNNNNNNNNNNNNNNNNNNNNNNNNNNNNNNNNNNNNNNNNNNNNNNNNNNNNNNNNNNNNNNNNNNNNNNNNNNNNNNNNNNNNNNNNNNNNNNNNNNNNNNNNNNNNNNNNNNNNNNNNNNNNNNNNNNNNNNNNNNNNNNNNNNNNNNNNNNNNNNNNNNNNNNNNNNNNNNNNNNNNNNNNNNNNNNNNNNNNNNNNNNNNNNNNNNNNNNNNNNNNNNNNNNNNNNNNNNNNNNNNNNNNNNNNNNNNNNNNNNNNNNNNNNNNNNNNNNNNNNNNNNNNNNNNNNNNNNNNNNNNNNNNNNNNNNNNNNNNNNNNNNNNNNNNNNNNNNNNNNNNNNNNNNNNNNNNNNNNNNNNNNNNNNNNNNNNNNNNNNNNNNNNNNNNNNNNNNNNNNNNNNNNNNNNNNNNNNNNNNNNNNNNNNNNNNNNNNNNNNNNNNNNNNNNNNNNNNNNNNNNNNNNNNNNNNNNNNNNNNNNNNNNNNNNNNNNNNNAAATTGACAGCTATTGAAAGATATTGTAGCGAATATTGTATTTCCCCGGGTGAGCCCTTCTGGCTCACCTcttgtttaggatagagacgaaccagccaagggctgaaagtctctttaataaagacaaatcaatcaatcaatcaatcctccaagctacggagccaaaAATTTCCGGTGAACTTCTGAGGAAATACTGAGGGAATTCCCAAGGAGCTTCACGAagaatcttcgaaaattcctgaagtgattcatcagaaggaattcctggaggatttccagagtaacttcaggaagaattcttggaaaactcatGGAGGATTCCCGCATAACTCCTGCAGGGATCGCCAGCTTTTGGGTCAGGGAGGGGGGCAAGCACTCTTAACACAATTGTACCTACTagattttataactaaacgcattACGATGAAATTTAATGTAATAACATTTTATTCTTAAagtattatttaacccttcagcagtcactttgttgtattttgtacaatacgttaaaaaagctcgcctgGATCTGGTAGCGgtaaccaatttctggaagattagggatatttatttactcgtgcattattttgctctgattttgttGTTATTAATGTCTACACAACTTTCATgataaattatagctgaactcttttgggaaTTACTAACTCTTAtgaggactaacctagaatttctTGGTTCCTGCATGAGTCCTtttaaaattatcttccaatactatttgccGGAAGTGTTCTTGaaaatcttgaaataattaaaaagaaATCATCAggcaatcctggagaagttcttgggtacatccctgaaaagatgatagAAGGGTttcgggaatttccgaaggatcccTGAATGACTTTTTAAAGAGAAccagagaggaatttctgaagaaatcatttgaggaattcctggagcaattcctggaagaaatcccagagcaatccctggaaggcttcctggataaatccataaagaaacatctggatgaatccctgtagctatttctacaggaatgcctggaggaagccctgtggaatccctggaggaattcccggagggatcccaggaagaatttctaaaagtatacctggaggaattcctgcataaattataagacgaatacctagagaaatatctgaagagatctcatgagcaaATCCTagcgagaaatttcagaaggaattcttgaagaaatccctgtaggaattcccggaggaaccccagaagcaattcctgagaaattctctagagagaatcctggaggaatacctggagaaacttctgaacaaattcctggcgtaattcctggaagaattcttggatgagacccagcaggcatccctggagaaatttcttggttgaattcttggagcaatccacggaaaaaaatcctggagaaatctccaaagggattctgggaggaattgctggagaaatttctgaaaaaaatttcttcacaaattccaggaggatttcctggaagaactcttggaggaatttctggaggatttccaggaggaatctccgggaatatccctggcgaaattcgtggagaatccctggaggcatctttgAAGCAAAtcttggacgaatctctggaggaatccctgaaaaatccttaaagtattcctggagaattttcttgaagaatctctgaagaaatccttagaggatttcctgaacaaattcctggaggaatttccggcataatttctgaaggatgtccagaagcaattcctggtggaattcctgaaaaaaatcctggggtatttcctggaggaatccctggaggaattcctagaggtgttcctgtgagaatttttggaggaatctctagaggaatttttgaaagaattactggatgaatttctagaggaatctcgagagggtTTCTGGGAGATTTCTTTTTCGTttgctgttatttttctatttctgaaaaaatccatcgagaaatttctagcggaattcctggagaaatcctcggaggaattgctgaatgcaTCCctggggggaatccttgaagaaatttgtggagaaattcctagaggaatacctgggggaactcattataaattcttgaagatattccttgaagaatttctgaagaaatccatagagaatttcctggaggagcttctgcaggatttcctggtggaatcttcgaagggtttcctggaggaatccatggacaaatccctggataaatttgtggggaattctctggaggaattccttaagcaattcctgatgaaatctcaggagaaattcctggagaaattcctgaaggaatccctagaggaattgttaaCATACTTTCtgaaggaggaatccatgatgaaattcctggaggaatctctagagaaattcttgaaagaactactggataagtttctagaggaatctccagaggaattctgggagatttatataatttttatatttctaaaaaaatcccttgagaaaatcctggagcaatttctagcgaatttttttgattaattcctggagaaatcctcgaagaaattcctgaacgaattcctggaggaagtaattTGTGAAGTaagtcctggagcaatctctagaggaattcctggaagaatccctgaaaaaattctgaaggtattcctggtgaatttcctggaagagattctagaatccctagaggatttgctggaaaaatccttagaggaacttcttcaggatttcctggaagaatcttcgaaggatttcctggagaaatccctagaggaatccctgaagccattcatgaaggaatctcaggagaagttcctagagaaatgcctggaggaatccatgaaaaattcctgaggtaattttttggaaagatttctgaaaaaatccccagaagattttctggaaaaattcctagagaaatggctgacataatttctgaaggatgtccaggagcaattcccggatcaattcctagagaaattgctggaggacttcctgaagaaattcttttggcatttCCTGGCgaatttcctagaggagttcatgaagaaattcctggataaaatcctggaggaagtcctggaggtttacctttgggaatttctggagaaatcgttggaggaattcttgcaacaattactggataaattgcgGGGGGAATATCTAGATGAACCCTGGtataaattggaaaaaaaatcacatgagaaattcgtggaggaatttctagataaatttttggaggaattcctggagaaatcctcgaaggaatttctgaaaaatccctggggcAATCATTggacaaattcgtggagaaatctctggaaaaatcgctgaagaagttcctgcaggaatttttagcgaaattcctagaggaatccctgcagcaattcctggaggaatatatttCAAAATAATGGACCTAGTAATGGACGCAGTGGTGAAAAGGCTCTACAaataaggaaaaattcctgaagaaaaatctggaagaattcttagagggatttctgaaaaaaatctagaaggtattcctacagtaaatcttggaagaatttctaaaggaatcctgaatccctgaaggatttcctggacaattttctggatgaattgttgacataatttataatggaattccttgattacttccaggtgaaatttctggaggaatcactgaagaaattcctggaggaattcctcgaggagaccctggagaaattcctggatgaaatactggaggaatgcctgcatggatttctgaaggaatcccaagaagaattcttgaagcaatcccagtagaaactcctggaagaatttggaggaatttctggaggaatatttggtggaattcctgtaggtatcttagaggaatgcctgaag contains the following coding sequences:
- the LOC109397908 gene encoding transcriptional coactivator yorkie isoform X2 (The sequence of the model RefSeq protein was modified relative to this genomic sequence to represent the inferred CDS: added 105 bases not found in genome assembly), whose product is MAFNGSPGNNSSATSNTSEDNDGARKKENLILLVAKDSNDKLNELFDKTLSNRLPLQIPLRMRKLPDSFFKPPSSGSKSPSVSHSRENSADSAFGSGTTILGGVTTGPNGLPIHHSRAHSSPASLGKIPAGLVASINAANAAQQAANNSSNVNSNKTQQPGSVNGGGASSGGDGSSAAAAVQQQQQAQQQAAQQQSLTRQAILHSRGRSYDVSNQHAVYGDLPPGWEQAKTQDGRIYYLNHNTRTTTWEDPRITAAMQQESLFQQQQQSSVETLFNTGSQTLLSPTISSPTPTNNANQDWAAQEQSVRLYNLQLERERLRRRQQEIRSHIGEDPFLSGLTDHSRQESGDSGLSESSTSQSMPHTPDFLSSIDDSMDGLSMADNTMDTIAFGDNLETPDEFMLDDPLLLEKIDAVSNLNLIDPSSTKPDNTLYDII